The following are encoded in a window of Desulfofundulus luciae genomic DNA:
- a CDS encoding type II secretion system F family protein, with amino-acid sequence MVLTAGLTVLFCAGAAVSVTSLVLLCWRLFARGTLRARLARLASSGARTLSSSLEKWAARAEKGMRRKLFTAANAPYLAFVLLLSLAGFYAGVVYLHNLPAALLMAATGVIFPEQVRRIRERGYREKVLEQLGAAVRVFAAEYSDTPHTTKALAAAASKLPDPIGGILRRAASDLVSSRRPDDVDEALIRLGRELTGEYGRMFVQLLRLSFEDEAVKPLFTKLAMRVTAQQDLVRKNRLEVSVDRMLAVVLNLAVVPAYLFVSRIVPESKEFFLATAAGKGVVVLCLLSALTGGILDILTGGAGGE; translated from the coding sequence ATGGTCCTGACAGCGGGGTTGACAGTCCTCTTCTGTGCGGGGGCGGCGGTTTCCGTAACGTCCCTGGTCCTGCTGTGCTGGAGGCTTTTTGCCCGTGGAACCCTGCGGGCGCGTTTGGCCCGCCTGGCCTCTTCCGGCGCTCGCACGCTGTCCAGCTCCCTTGAGAAGTGGGCCGCCCGGGCCGAAAAGGGTATGCGCAGGAAGCTGTTTACTGCGGCAAATGCACCTTATCTCGCATTCGTCCTTCTTCTTTCGCTGGCGGGATTTTACGCGGGCGTAGTCTACCTGCACAACCTCCCGGCGGCGCTCCTCATGGCTGCAACGGGTGTAATCTTTCCCGAACAGGTGAGGCGCATCCGGGAAAGGGGTTACCGGGAGAAAGTGTTGGAACAACTGGGTGCGGCGGTGCGGGTGTTCGCGGCGGAATACTCCGACACTCCCCACACTACAAAAGCACTGGCCGCGGCGGCCAGCAAGCTGCCCGACCCCATTGGGGGCATTCTGCGCCGGGCGGCCTCAGACCTGGTTTCATCCAGGAGACCCGATGACGTAGATGAAGCACTCATCAGGTTGGGCAGAGAACTGACCGGGGAATACGGCAGGATGTTCGTTCAGCTCCTGCGACTGTCCTTTGAGGATGAGGCCGTGAAGCCGTTGTTCACCAAGCTGGCCATGCGTGTGACCGCCCAGCAGGACCTGGTACGAAAGAATAGGTTGGAAGTTTCCGTGGACAGGATGCTGGCGGTTGTTCTCAACCTTGCCGTGGTCCCGGCTTACCTCTTTGTTTCCCGAATCGTGCCTGAATCGAAGGAATTTTTCCTGGCCACCGCTGCGGGAAAGGGTGTGGTGGTACTGTGTCTTTTGTCCGCCTTGACTGGAGGAATCCTGGATATATTGACGGGGGGTGCGGGCGGTGAATGA
- a CDS encoding type II secretion system F family protein, giving the protein MNENLLLLGFSAGAGLAAGAAARIILGILWGLRFPAIPAWKREKRKLPSLRDGPNGAFIAGSAVGGLIGGVLAFGTPAFANAVGIGSTSGALIGWFVYKNMQETQRMRLLREIAVLYEAVDFLTQAGYTIPQALRLGSVAASSLRPCVERCLARYSSDRARALEQFAREVNLPEAALLSSVLAHAEESGMALGRSALQEESRSLEELRRSLAELKVISKPLYFAVYRGLPLIAVGGVMAGPLAYRLIKMLQSLSSLN; this is encoded by the coding sequence GTGAATGAAAATTTATTGCTCCTGGGTTTTTCCGCCGGGGCGGGGTTGGCAGCCGGCGCGGCGGCCAGGATCATCCTGGGCATTTTGTGGGGCCTGCGTTTCCCCGCAATTCCGGCCTGGAAACGGGAAAAACGAAAGCTCCCGTCCCTGCGGGACGGACCGAACGGAGCGTTTATTGCGGGGAGTGCCGTGGGAGGGCTTATCGGTGGGGTTCTCGCTTTCGGGACGCCTGCCTTCGCCAATGCCGTTGGCATCGGGTCTACGTCCGGCGCTCTGATAGGCTGGTTTGTATATAAGAACATGCAGGAAACCCAGCGCATGCGGCTGTTGCGTGAGATAGCCGTACTTTACGAAGCGGTTGATTTCCTGACCCAGGCGGGTTACACCATACCGCAGGCGCTGCGCCTTGGGTCCGTGGCTGCGTCATCTTTAAGGCCCTGCGTGGAGCGGTGCCTGGCCCGCTACTCATCCGACAGGGCACGCGCCCTGGAACAGTTCGCTCGTGAAGTCAACCTCCCGGAGGCAGCCCTGCTATCTTCCGTGCTGGCGCACGCAGAAGAATCCGGGATGGCCCTCGGCAGGAGTGCCCTGCAGGAGGAGAGCCGCAGCCTGGAGGAGCTGAGACGAAGTTTGGCAGAGTTGAAAGTAATCAGCAAGCCCCTGTACTTCGCTGTATACAGGGGATTGCCTTTGATTGCCGTCGGGGGGGTGATGGCCGGTCCGCTGGCATACAGGTTGATTAAGATGTTGCAATCGCTATCTAGTTTAAATTAA
- a CDS encoding dolichyl-phosphate beta-glucosyltransferase, producing the protein MLSVVIPAYNEETRLPGALGAVMEYLAGREHEIVVVDDGSSDRTAEIAEKFGCRVVRHPRNLGKGAAVKTGVIASRGELVLVTDADLAAPVTELSKLKDALERGADIAIGSRDVPGARVRRASLKRKLAGRLFNILVRLFTGLPHRDTQCGFKLFRGDAARLLFSLAECRGYCFDVEVLVLAREMGFKVEEVGVSWTDVPGSKVRLIRDGCRMFRELVQIRRRSVGNSSSAIAGTSAPGSASSPVS; encoded by the coding sequence ATGCTCAGCGTGGTGATACCTGCATACAACGAAGAAACCCGCCTGCCGGGTGCCCTGGGGGCCGTCATGGAGTACCTTGCCGGACGGGAACACGAAATAGTCGTTGTTGACGATGGCTCTTCAGACCGTACGGCGGAGATCGCTGAAAAATTCGGATGCCGGGTGGTCAGGCACCCGCGCAACCTGGGCAAGGGCGCGGCGGTCAAGACCGGCGTTATAGCTTCCAGGGGAGAGCTAGTGCTGGTGACGGACGCCGACCTGGCCGCGCCTGTAACGGAGCTGTCGAAGCTGAAAGACGCCCTGGAGAGGGGTGCCGATATAGCCATAGGTTCCCGTGATGTCCCGGGAGCGAGGGTAAGAAGGGCCTCCCTGAAGCGGAAGCTGGCGGGGAGGCTCTTCAACATCCTGGTGCGGCTCTTCACGGGGCTGCCCCACCGGGACACCCAGTGCGGGTTCAAACTGTTCCGGGGGGATGCCGCCAGGTTGCTCTTTTCCCTGGCTGAGTGCCGGGGGTACTGCTTCGACGTAGAGGTTTTAGTTCTGGCCCGGGAGATGGGCTTCAAAGTTGAGGAGGTGGGGGTAAGCTGGACGGACGTGCCCGGTTCGAAGGTGAGGTTGATCAGAGACGGGTGCAGGATGTTCAGGGAACTGGTGCAAATTCGAAGGAGGTCTGTCGGGAACTCTTCTTCGGCGATAGCTGGTACTTCCGCGCCCGGAAGCGCGTCCTCTCCGGTTTCGTGA
- a CDS encoding class I SAM-dependent methyltransferase: MRRHLPGGSRVLDVGCGDGWLAEALPGYEWHGVEPDSVLREKALAKGIRAEPGRAGELPFPDGHFDTVCLFDVLEHLPEEGPALHEVRRVLRPGGLLFVSVPLHPELWSEHDERCGHYRRYRKGEVVGFLKKYGFCVLERRFFLSLFLPLAFLVRWVFSGGSAGMQLPGWMEGVVYRVAVFDAKLRLPFGLTEVIVACWATPAI, translated from the coding sequence GTGAGGCGGCACCTGCCCGGCGGATCCCGTGTCCTGGACGTGGGTTGCGGGGACGGCTGGCTGGCGGAGGCACTACCCGGGTATGAGTGGCACGGTGTGGAGCCGGACTCTGTGCTCCGGGAGAAGGCGCTGGCAAAAGGCATCAGGGCAGAGCCGGGTAGGGCCGGGGAGCTGCCCTTCCCGGACGGGCATTTCGACACTGTGTGCCTGTTCGACGTGCTGGAGCACCTGCCGGAAGAAGGCCCGGCTCTACATGAGGTGCGGAGAGTGCTGAGGCCCGGTGGGTTGCTATTCGTGTCCGTGCCCCTACACCCGGAACTGTGGTCGGAACATGATGAAAGGTGCGGGCATTACAGGAGGTACAGGAAGGGGGAGGTGGTAGGGTTTCTAAAAAAGTATGGTTTTTGCGTTTTGGAGAGGCGGTTTTTCCTTTCGCTATTTTTGCCGCTGGCCTTTCTGGTTCGGTGGGTTTTTTCCGGTGGTAGTGCAGGGATGCAACTACCGGGGTGGATGGAGGGGGTGGTATACCGGGTGGCGGTTTTCGATGCAAAGTTGAGGTTACCATTTGGGTTGACGGAGGTTATTGTTGCTTGCTGGGCGACCCCAGCTATATAG
- a CDS encoding ligand-binding sensor domain-containing protein: protein MRFAKITFLMIITIISLLTFSTGASAGSWVDMGYVPGKITIAPDGTIWSAGGSGTLGRVKYWNGSGWKDIPAPTLSYQGDPTDGSSYDEFITGIAVRSDGTLFICTDGNYSGASGGRVLKYVNGNWVSDSPASEAYRDIAADHNGNIWVQSYKYRGYYNIHKLSGSGWVLESSTIDTFFSADFTILDDRVVTAKRYYGSYVYQRYYSSSSWEGMGSSTSNIINAVSKTIDGKVIIGCSDGHVYYWNGYSWVDMGIPAPGGYAVYSLANAPDGSILAGTDKGFVSRYNGSSWDVLGQVCNYRIIKQIILGDNGDIIVRSDTNQVMRYSSDLFSLVPSPNGPTGKLVIDSRYLGFAPVHLKLQQSTDGVNFSDCFTVSNGSKYIFTPTKTSYYFRFKWYWPYITSGHKTNYSNVVGPVQAIVGSPTLNISSTGIAAWDAVRGRSKVVLSWSPLTNATNYRLYIFDGNQYRSKDLGNVNSWDSSIAKVFPYPGDLPENNSISADIFRWDGSGLDLEDDPRRLYRSTQGTSYDNSTNYWFRIVATNQWMETDLWATSAVKTPTLPNATDTEKPAGSVSVVSREGLEKTYDTRIKIIVNASDGLSGVRRVELSNDGVSYTQKYEAPLNPDNGTGVANYSSTFDWDLPLGAGTKVVYVRITDAVGNQKVVTDTIALAEDMLPPSISLLINDGATSTTTKDVTLTISASDNASTASQMQMAFSNNGSLWSPWEPYQQTKTWDITNSSYGGTSGAGVKKVYVRIYDQAQNIGLASAEIAYNPNPPVASGVTFTGGVSGTYSGQPAIFVKGDMPILNVTATGAAKMRYDNGIGVWSDWEPYVSSKQIVLAKSSGVCRVRVQVADSYGVASEPVETLVVVDNKAPTIIKVSGQNGTTATSTGTFYVMVQATDDMPGQLQACASVDGGAFGSWYNVPQSAIPVTLSTTGAHSITVKVKDLAGNESQANMTAFKVAA from the coding sequence ATGAGATTCGCTAAAATTACATTTTTAATGATAATTACCATCATATCCCTGCTAACCTTTTCAACGGGGGCTTCTGCCGGTAGCTGGGTGGACATGGGGTATGTCCCGGGTAAAATAACAATTGCGCCGGATGGAACTATCTGGTCTGCCGGTGGAAGCGGTACCCTTGGACGGGTTAAATACTGGAACGGCTCTGGTTGGAAGGATATCCCTGCGCCAACGCTGTCTTATCAAGGAGATCCAACAGATGGTAGTTCTTATGATGAATTTATCACTGGCATAGCTGTAAGAAGTGACGGCACGTTATTTATTTGTACTGATGGTAATTATTCAGGTGCCAGTGGCGGTAGAGTGTTGAAATATGTGAATGGTAATTGGGTTTCAGATAGCCCAGCCTCTGAAGCTTATAGAGATATTGCCGCCGATCACAATGGTAATATATGGGTTCAAAGTTATAAATATAGAGGATATTATAATATCCATAAACTTTCAGGTTCTGGATGGGTTTTAGAATCATCCACTATTGATACATTCTTTAGCGCTGATTTTACTATTTTGGACGATAGAGTGGTAACGGCTAAACGATATTACGGCTCTTATGTGTATCAACGTTACTATTCATCCTCTTCTTGGGAGGGTATGGGTAGTAGTACTTCTAACATAATAAACGCAGTTTCAAAAACCATTGACGGAAAAGTAATAATAGGTTGTAGTGATGGTCACGTTTATTATTGGAATGGTTATTCGTGGGTAGATATGGGGATACCTGCTCCAGGTGGTTATGCTGTATACTCTCTTGCTAATGCTCCTGATGGAAGTATTTTAGCGGGTACTGATAAAGGGTTTGTATCTCGCTATAACGGTTCATCTTGGGACGTTTTGGGCCAGGTATGTAATTACAGAATTATAAAGCAAATAATTTTAGGTGACAATGGCGATATAATAGTAAGAAGTGATACTAACCAGGTGATGAGGTATAGTTCGGATCTTTTTTCTTTAGTACCTAGTCCAAACGGGCCTACGGGTAAACTTGTAATTGACTCGAGGTATTTGGGATTTGCCCCTGTCCATCTTAAACTTCAGCAAAGTACAGATGGAGTCAACTTTAGCGATTGTTTTACAGTGTCTAACGGCAGCAAATATATCTTTACACCTACTAAAACCTCATACTACTTCAGATTTAAGTGGTACTGGCCATATATTACAAGTGGTCATAAGACAAATTATTCAAACGTTGTTGGGCCAGTTCAGGCTATTGTAGGCAGTCCAACTTTAAATATTTCTTCTACAGGTATAGCTGCATGGGATGCTGTTCGTGGCCGCTCAAAAGTGGTACTATCTTGGTCTCCTTTAACAAACGCAACTAATTACAGGTTGTATATATTTGATGGAAATCAGTATAGGAGTAAGGATTTGGGCAATGTAAATTCTTGGGACAGTAGTATAGCTAAGGTATTTCCTTATCCTGGTGATTTACCTGAGAATAACAGTATATCCGCTGATATATTCAGGTGGGACGGTTCCGGGTTGGATCTAGAAGACGATCCCAGGCGACTTTATAGGTCTACTCAAGGAACTAGCTATGATAATTCAACAAACTATTGGTTCCGTATTGTAGCTACAAACCAATGGATGGAAACAGATCTTTGGGCAACATCTGCGGTCAAAACGCCCACCCTACCAAATGCGACTGATACTGAGAAGCCTGCCGGTTCAGTCAGTGTCGTCTCACGGGAGGGGCTAGAAAAAACATATGACACCAGGATAAAAATAATAGTAAACGCCAGCGATGGTTTAAGCGGTGTTCGCCGTGTGGAACTGTCAAATGACGGCGTAAGCTATACGCAAAAATACGAAGCCCCCTTAAATCCTGACAACGGAACCGGAGTGGCAAACTATTCAAGTACCTTCGACTGGGACTTGCCGCTTGGGGCAGGCACCAAGGTTGTCTATGTCCGGATTACCGACGCCGTGGGCAACCAGAAAGTGGTCACGGACACAATCGCCCTAGCTGAAGATATGCTTCCGCCGTCGATCAGCCTGCTGATTAACGATGGAGCGACGTCCACTACTACCAAGGACGTAACCCTCACCATTTCCGCATCCGACAATGCCAGTACTGCTTCGCAAATGCAGATGGCTTTCTCCAACAACGGAAGTCTCTGGTCGCCCTGGGAGCCGTACCAGCAGACAAAAACGTGGGACATTACCAACTCCAGCTACGGCGGTACCTCCGGAGCCGGCGTGAAGAAAGTCTATGTCCGCATATACGACCAGGCCCAGAATATCGGGCTGGCCAGCGCGGAGATAGCGTACAACCCGAACCCGCCGGTGGCCAGCGGCGTCACGTTTACGGGCGGCGTAAGCGGGACGTACAGCGGTCAGCCTGCCATCTTCGTGAAGGGCGACATGCCAATCCTGAACGTCACGGCCACAGGAGCCGCAAAGATGCGCTACGATAATGGTATCGGTGTCTGGTCAGATTGGGAGCCTTACGTCTCCAGCAAGCAAATCGTCCTGGCAAAATCTTCTGGTGTGTGCCGGGTGAGGGTCCAGGTGGCGGACTCTTACGGCGTAGCATCGGAACCCGTGGAAACGCTGGTCGTGGTAGATAACAAGGCGCCGACGATAATTAAAGTTTCCGGCCAGAACGGCACGACGGCTACATCTACCGGCACATTTTATGTGATGGTGCAGGCGACCGACGACATGCCCGGCCAGCTCCAGGCCTGCGCCTCCGTGGACGGCGGAGCCTTCGGGAGCTGGTACAACGTACCGCAGAGCGCGATACCGGTAACGCTTTCTACGACGGGGGCGCACAGTATCACGGTAAAGGTAAAGGACCTGGCCGGGAACGAATCCCAGGCTAACATGACGGCGTTTAAGGTGGCAGCGTGA